In one window of Caenimonas aquaedulcis DNA:
- a CDS encoding PDR/VanB family oxidoreductase: MEPLEVKVLRKRREAEGIASFELERADGAPLPSFSAGSHIDVQVPGGLTRQYSLCNDSGEQHRYRIAVLRDPATRGGSKGMHDAVNEGDVIRISEPRNHFPLVHAQRTLLFAGGIGVTPLLCMAQRLAAIDADFTLHYSARSKERTAFLEEIAASAFADKVRFHFDDAGPQQILNVPQDLGPPDPGTHAYICGPAGFINHVLQVAQGMGWPASQLHLEYFTAAPQDHAADGAFQVKIASTGKTYDVAKDQTVVQALQARGVDILTSCEQGVCGTCITRVLEGEPDHRDLYFTDEEKAANDQFTPCCSRARSRLLVLDL, translated from the coding sequence ATGGAACCTCTCGAAGTGAAGGTGCTGCGCAAGCGCCGCGAAGCGGAGGGCATCGCGAGCTTCGAGCTCGAACGTGCCGACGGCGCCCCGTTGCCCTCGTTCAGCGCGGGCTCCCACATCGACGTGCAGGTGCCCGGCGGGCTCACGCGGCAGTATTCGCTGTGCAACGACTCGGGCGAACAGCACCGCTATCGCATCGCGGTGTTGCGCGACCCTGCGACGCGCGGCGGCTCGAAAGGCATGCACGACGCCGTGAACGAGGGCGACGTGATCCGCATCAGCGAGCCGCGCAACCACTTTCCCCTCGTGCACGCGCAACGCACCCTGCTGTTCGCGGGTGGCATCGGTGTCACGCCTCTCCTGTGCATGGCGCAGCGTCTCGCGGCGATCGATGCGGACTTCACCCTGCACTACAGCGCGCGCTCGAAGGAACGCACGGCATTCCTCGAAGAGATCGCCGCCTCCGCATTCGCGGACAAGGTCCGCTTCCATTTCGACGACGCGGGCCCGCAGCAGATCCTCAATGTGCCGCAGGACCTGGGCCCGCCCGACCCGGGCACCCATGCCTACATCTGCGGCCCCGCCGGCTTCATCAACCATGTGCTGCAGGTGGCGCAAGGCATGGGCTGGCCCGCGTCGCAGCTCCACCTCGAATACTTCACCGCGGCACCGCAGGACCACGCCGCCGACGGCGCCTTCCAGGTCAAGATCGCGAGCACCGGAAAGACCTACGACGTCGCGAAGGACCAGACCGTGGTCCAGGCCCTGCAGGCCCGGGGCGTGGACATCCTCACCTCCTGCGAGCAGGGCGTGTGCGGCACCTGCATCACGCGCGTGCTCGAAGGCGAGCCCGACCATCGCGACCTGTATTTCACCGACGAGGAGAAGGCCGCGAACGACCAGTTCACGCCCTGCTGCTCGCGCGCGCGAAGCAGGCTGCTGGTGCTGGACCTCTGA
- a CDS encoding aromatic ring-hydroxylating dioxygenase subunit alpha, with protein MFPKNAWYVACTPTEIDDKPLGRTICGEKIVFYRGAEGKVAALEDFCPHRGAALSFGQVCEGQLVCGYHGLTMGCDGKTVSMPGQRVQGFPRIRSYPAVERYGFIWVWPGDAQLADASTIHHLEWAESPDWAYGGGMYHVKCDYRLMIDNLMDLTHETYVHTTSIGQKEIDEAPVTTKAEGDHVVTRRFMNNVMPPPFWRANLRGNQLADDVPVDRWQVCHFTPPSHVMIEVGVAHAGKGGYDADPKDKVSSIVVDFLTPETETSMWYFWGMARNFAPKDKALTAQIRDGQARVFAEDTVVLEAQQRNLSLHPGRKLLMLNIDAGGVQSRRILDRLIALEQPQAQAA; from the coding sequence ATGTTTCCCAAGAACGCCTGGTACGTGGCCTGCACGCCCACCGAAATCGACGACAAGCCGCTCGGCCGCACCATCTGCGGCGAAAAAATCGTCTTTTATCGCGGTGCCGAAGGCAAGGTCGCCGCGCTGGAAGACTTCTGCCCGCACCGCGGTGCGGCGCTCTCGTTCGGCCAGGTTTGCGAAGGCCAGCTCGTGTGCGGCTACCACGGCCTCACCATGGGCTGCGACGGCAAGACGGTGTCCATGCCCGGCCAGCGCGTGCAGGGCTTCCCGCGCATCCGCAGCTATCCCGCGGTCGAGCGCTACGGCTTCATCTGGGTATGGCCCGGCGACGCGCAGCTCGCGGACGCGTCGACCATCCATCACCTCGAGTGGGCCGAGAGTCCCGACTGGGCGTACGGCGGCGGCATGTACCACGTGAAGTGCGACTACCGCCTCATGATCGACAACCTGATGGACCTCACCCACGAGACCTACGTGCACACCACGAGCATCGGGCAGAAGGAGATCGATGAAGCGCCGGTGACGACGAAGGCGGAGGGCGACCACGTGGTGACCCGCCGCTTCATGAACAACGTCATGCCCCCGCCTTTCTGGCGCGCCAACCTGCGCGGCAACCAGCTCGCCGACGACGTGCCGGTGGACCGCTGGCAGGTGTGCCATTTCACGCCGCCCAGCCACGTGATGATCGAAGTGGGCGTGGCGCACGCCGGCAAGGGCGGCTACGACGCCGATCCGAAGGACAAGGTCTCCAGCATCGTGGTGGACTTCCTCACGCCGGAGACGGAAACCTCGATGTGGTACTTCTGGGGCATGGCGCGCAATTTCGCGCCGAAGGACAAGGCCCTCACGGCGCAGATCCGCGACGGCCAGGCCAGGGTGTTCGCCGAGGACACGGTGGTCCTCGAGGCGCAGCAGCGCAACCTCTCGCTGCATCCCGGACGCAAGCTGCTGATGCTCAATATCGACGCCGGCGGGGTGCAGTCGCGGCGCATCCTCGACCGGCTCATCGCGCTCGAACAGCCGCAGGCACAGGCGGCCTGA
- a CDS encoding GntR family transcriptional regulator, whose amino-acid sequence MASVYTDEPAEAGASQAVRAQLRLREMILAGELPGGARIAELALVDLLGVSRTPIRAALVRLEQEGLLESLRNGGFAVRTFSENDASDAIELRGTVEGMAARLAAERGAPAAVLAGASACLARIDDVLARPALDDDAFLAYVTLNREFHQLLSEMSGSAVVQREIERVVNLPFASPSAFVVLQANAPRARDMLVVAQDQHRQVLEAITRREGSRAEALMREHSRIARRNLGEVMRQRAEDLARMPAARLIRKRSP is encoded by the coding sequence ATCGCTTCCGTGTATACCGACGAGCCTGCCGAGGCTGGTGCGTCCCAAGCGGTGCGGGCGCAGTTGCGCCTGCGCGAGATGATCCTCGCGGGGGAACTTCCCGGGGGCGCGCGCATCGCGGAACTGGCGCTGGTCGACCTGCTCGGCGTGTCGCGCACACCCATCCGCGCGGCCCTCGTGCGGCTCGAGCAGGAGGGCCTGCTGGAGTCGCTGCGCAACGGCGGCTTCGCGGTGCGGACTTTCTCCGAAAACGATGCGTCCGATGCGATCGAGCTGCGCGGCACGGTCGAGGGCATGGCCGCGCGGCTGGCGGCGGAGCGCGGGGCGCCTGCTGCGGTCCTGGCCGGCGCGTCCGCTTGTCTCGCCCGCATCGACGACGTCCTCGCCCGGCCCGCGCTGGACGACGACGCCTTCCTCGCCTACGTGACGCTCAACCGCGAGTTCCACCAGCTCCTCAGCGAGATGTCGGGCAGCGCGGTGGTGCAGCGCGAGATCGAGCGGGTGGTCAACCTTCCCTTCGCATCGCCTTCCGCGTTCGTCGTGCTCCAGGCCAACGCGCCGCGCGCGCGCGACATGCTCGTCGTCGCGCAGGACCAGCATCGCCAGGTGCTCGAGGCGATCACGCGGCGCGAAGGCTCGCGCGCGGAAGCGCTGATGCGGGAGCACTCCCGCATCGCCCGGCGCAACCTCGGCGAGGTGATGCGCCAGCGCGCGGAAGACCTGGCGCGGATGCCCGCGGCGCGGCTGATCCGCAAGCGGTCCCCATGA
- a CDS encoding 5-methyltetrahydropteroyltriglutamate--homocysteine S-methyltransferase, whose product MTQLPARYDHVGSFLRPKYLLEARERKARGEITPAQLREVEDKAIAEIVKFQEDVGLKSITDGEFRRTYFHIDFLEQLGGVKTDIPVTIRKPDGTEELAPPVMRVIDKVRHAKDIQLADFQYLKGQVSAGRTPKVCIPSPTMLHFRGGRAGISKEAYPELDPVFYDDVAKAYGDELRSLAAAGCTYVQMDDTNMAYLCDEKMREAARQRGDDPNELPHRYAKFINKVVAQKPAGMLLAMHLCRGNFKSTHAAAGNYEPVAEALLKEMDLDAYFLEYDDDRSGDFRPLRYLPKGKTVVLGLVTTKFGEMESKDSLKRRIEEAAKYAPMEQLALSPQCGFSSTVHGNNIAVEAQRAKLRLVVETAQEMWGGA is encoded by the coding sequence ATGACGCAATTGCCTGCACGCTACGACCACGTCGGCAGCTTCCTGCGACCGAAATACCTGCTGGAGGCGCGGGAGCGCAAGGCCAGGGGCGAGATCACGCCGGCGCAGCTGCGCGAGGTCGAGGACAAGGCGATCGCGGAGATCGTGAAGTTCCAGGAGGACGTGGGCCTCAAAAGCATCACCGACGGCGAGTTCCGCCGCACTTACTTCCACATCGATTTCCTGGAGCAGCTGGGCGGCGTGAAGACGGACATCCCGGTCACGATCCGCAAGCCCGACGGCACAGAGGAACTCGCGCCGCCGGTCATGCGCGTCATCGACAAGGTGCGCCACGCGAAGGACATCCAGCTCGCGGACTTCCAGTACCTCAAGGGCCAGGTGAGCGCGGGCCGCACGCCCAAGGTCTGCATCCCCTCGCCGACCATGCTGCATTTCCGCGGCGGCCGCGCGGGCATCAGCAAGGAGGCGTACCCGGAACTCGATCCCGTGTTCTACGACGACGTCGCAAAGGCCTACGGGGACGAACTGCGCTCGCTCGCGGCGGCCGGCTGCACCTACGTGCAGATGGACGACACCAACATGGCCTACCTGTGCGACGAAAAGATGCGCGAAGCCGCCCGCCAGCGCGGCGACGACCCCAACGAGCTGCCGCACCGCTACGCGAAGTTCATCAACAAGGTCGTGGCGCAGAAGCCCGCCGGCATGCTGCTGGCCATGCACCTGTGCCGCGGCAACTTCAAGAGCACGCATGCGGCTGCCGGCAACTACGAGCCCGTCGCCGAGGCGCTGCTCAAGGAGATGGACCTCGATGCATACTTCCTCGAATACGACGACGACCGCTCGGGCGACTTCCGCCCGCTGCGCTACCTGCCCAAGGGCAAGACCGTCGTCCTCGGCCTCGTGACGACCAAGTTCGGCGAGATGGAGTCCAAGGACTCGCTCAAGCGCCGCATCGAGGAAGCCGCGAAGTACGCGCCCATGGAGCAGCTCGCGCTGTCGCCGCAATGCGGCTTCTCCAGCACGGTCCACGGCAACAACATCGCGGTGGAGGCGCAGCGCGCCAAGCTGCGGCTGGTGGTGGAAACCGCGCAGGAGATGTGGGGCGGCGCCTGA
- a CDS encoding ABC transporter substrate-binding protein, translating into MQRRTFTALGLAVAAFAASPPALAQSTPFKIGLILPMTGQQATTGRQIEAAARLYMAQNGDTVNGRKIELILKDDTSLPDTTRRLAQELVVNDKVDVLAGFGITPSALATAPIATQSKTPEVVMAAATSSITEASPYIVRTSFTLPQVSVALADWAPKNGIKKVVSLVSDYGPGIDAEKFFKDRLTFNGGQVTESLRVPLRNPDFAPFLQKVRDLKPDALFVFVPSGAGAAVMKQFLERGMDKAGIKLIATGDVTDDDQLNDMGDGALGVVTSHHYSAAHPSAANKKFVEAFSKANKGLRPNFMAVGGYDGMRVIYEALKKTGGKGGGDALLAAMKGQIFESPRGPVFIDAQTRDIVQNVYLRKVEKKDGQLYNVEFDVIKDVKDPGKTK; encoded by the coding sequence ATGCAACGACGTACCTTCACCGCCCTCGGCCTGGCCGTGGCCGCCTTCGCCGCGAGCCCGCCGGCCCTTGCGCAGTCCACCCCCTTCAAGATCGGCCTGATCCTGCCCATGACGGGGCAGCAGGCGACGACCGGCCGGCAGATCGAAGCGGCCGCGCGCCTGTACATGGCGCAGAACGGCGATACCGTGAATGGACGCAAGATCGAACTGATCCTGAAGGACGACACCAGCCTGCCGGACACGACGCGCCGGCTCGCGCAGGAACTCGTGGTGAACGACAAGGTGGACGTGCTCGCCGGCTTCGGCATCACGCCCTCGGCCCTGGCCACCGCGCCGATCGCCACGCAGTCGAAGACGCCGGAAGTCGTGATGGCCGCGGCGACGTCGAGCATCACGGAAGCCTCGCCCTACATCGTGCGCACCAGCTTCACGCTGCCGCAGGTGTCGGTCGCGCTCGCGGACTGGGCGCCGAAGAACGGCATCAAGAAGGTCGTGAGCCTCGTGAGCGACTACGGTCCCGGCATCGACGCCGAGAAGTTCTTCAAGGACCGCCTCACCTTCAACGGCGGCCAGGTCACCGAGTCGCTGCGCGTGCCGCTGCGCAACCCGGACTTCGCCCCCTTCCTGCAGAAGGTGCGCGACCTGAAGCCGGACGCGCTGTTCGTGTTCGTGCCGTCCGGCGCGGGCGCGGCGGTGATGAAGCAGTTCCTGGAACGCGGCATGGACAAGGCCGGCATCAAGCTGATCGCCACCGGCGACGTGACCGACGACGACCAGCTCAACGACATGGGCGATGGCGCGCTGGGCGTCGTCACGTCGCATCACTATTCGGCGGCGCACCCTTCGGCCGCGAACAAGAAATTCGTCGAGGCGTTCAGCAAGGCCAACAAGGGCCTGCGTCCGAACTTCATGGCAGTCGGCGGCTATGACGGCATGCGCGTCATCTACGAAGCGCTGAAGAAGACCGGCGGCAAGGGCGGCGGCGATGCGTTGCTCGCCGCGATGAAGGGCCAGATCTTCGAGAGCCCGCGCGGCCCCGTGTTCATCGATGCGCAAACGCGCGACATCGTGCAGAACGTGTACCTGCGCAAGGTCGAGAAGAAGGACGGCCAGCTCTACAACGTCGAGTTCGACGTGATCAAGGACGTGAAGGATCCGGGCAAGACGAAGTGA
- a CDS encoding S8 family peptidase, whose translation MPVVSSIRHRFMRLAFAALALLGAFGASAQGADPAARHPFRSQPIPGQYIVVFKDGVRDVAGETDKAVRRAGGRRHHTYSKAIKGFSASMSDAAVQDLRYNPNVAYIEQDQAISLAAVETPATWGLDRIDQADRPLDTIYHYTRTGAGVYAFIIDTGIRSTHSEFSGRMLAGFDAVQDGNGTNDCDGHGTHVSGTVGGTTWGVAKAVTLIPVRVLDCSGSGTWSGVIAGIDWVANSPLRPAVANMSLGGGFSASVNAAVANAVAKGVVMVVAAGNENTNACKSSPASEPTAITVGATTSTDARASYSNYGTCVDIFAPGSGITSSWNTSDSATNTISGTSMATPHVTGAAALALEASPDSTPAAVTLYLTSQATPNRLASLNSGSPNLLLYSLADGTPTEPPVPGIAVKSLAGKTAKSRTTWVGQVTVVIRNVGSTTLVPNAVVTGSFAPGGTSSCTTNNKGQCVISSPAIPTVMPTSVFTVTDVTATGKAYDSGENSASQLTLSIGSRR comes from the coding sequence ATGCCCGTTGTTTCCAGCATCCGTCACCGATTCATGCGCCTGGCCTTCGCGGCCCTCGCGTTGCTTGGCGCTTTCGGCGCCTCCGCGCAGGGCGCCGACCCCGCGGCCCGCCATCCCTTCCGCTCGCAGCCCATTCCCGGCCAGTACATCGTGGTGTTCAAGGACGGCGTGAGAGACGTCGCCGGTGAGACCGACAAGGCGGTGCGCCGGGCCGGCGGACGCCGCCACCACACGTACTCCAAGGCCATCAAGGGCTTCTCCGCGTCGATGTCCGATGCCGCCGTGCAGGACCTGCGCTACAACCCCAACGTGGCCTACATCGAGCAGGACCAGGCGATTTCGCTGGCGGCCGTGGAAACGCCCGCCACCTGGGGCCTGGACCGCATCGACCAGGCGGACCGTCCGCTGGACACGATCTACCACTACACGCGCACCGGCGCCGGCGTCTACGCCTTCATCATCGACACCGGCATCCGCTCCACGCATTCCGAGTTTTCCGGCCGGATGCTCGCCGGCTTCGATGCCGTGCAGGACGGCAACGGCACCAACGACTGCGACGGGCACGGCACGCACGTGTCCGGCACGGTAGGCGGCACCACCTGGGGCGTCGCGAAAGCCGTCACCCTGATCCCCGTGCGCGTGCTGGATTGCAGCGGCTCCGGCACCTGGAGCGGCGTGATCGCGGGCATCGACTGGGTCGCCAACAGCCCCCTGCGCCCGGCCGTCGCCAACATGTCGCTGGGCGGCGGCTTCTCGGCCTCCGTCAATGCGGCCGTCGCCAACGCCGTCGCCAAGGGCGTGGTCATGGTGGTGGCCGCGGGCAACGAAAACACCAATGCCTGCAAGAGCTCGCCCGCGAGCGAACCGACGGCCATCACGGTCGGCGCGACCACGAGCACCGACGCCCGCGCGTCCTATTCCAATTACGGCACCTGCGTGGACATCTTCGCGCCGGGCTCCGGCATCACCTCGTCGTGGAACACCAGCGATTCGGCGACCAACACGATCAGCGGCACTTCGATGGCCACGCCCCACGTCACCGGCGCCGCCGCCCTCGCACTGGAGGCCAGTCCCGACTCGACGCCCGCTGCCGTGACGCTCTACCTGACCTCCCAGGCCACGCCCAACCGTCTCGCCTCGCTCAACTCCGGCTCGCCCAACCTGCTGCTGTACTCGCTGGCGGACGGGACCCCGACCGAACCGCCGGTGCCCGGGATCGCCGTGAAGTCCCTGGCCGGCAAGACAGCCAAGTCGCGCACCACCTGGGTCGGCCAGGTGACCGTGGTGATCCGCAACGTCGGATCGACGACGCTCGTTCCCAATGCCGTCGTGACGGGCAGCTTCGCACCCGGAGGCACCAGCTCATGCACCACCAACAACAAAGGCCAGTGCGTGATCTCGAGTCCGGCGATTCCGACCGTCATGCCGACGAGCGTCTTCACGGTGACGGACGTGACGGCGACGGGCAAGGCCTACGACAGCGGCGAGAACAGCGCCTCTCAGCTCACGCTGTCGATCGGTTCGCGCCGCTGA
- a CDS encoding Vgb family protein, which yields MQAITRRGVLAAGTAMLLSRTLPALAQTPARMQSWALGTPRRTGIHDVAPAPDGGVWFTAQASGHLGWFDPKSGKTELVALGGGSAPHGVIQGPDHAAWITDGGQNAIVRVGWPDRQVRVMRLPAGTPNANLNTCAFDGDGDLWYTGQNGWYGKVSVKTGQVSATQAPRGHGAYGICATPAGDVWFCSLASSYIARIDRRTGEAHVVDPPTRNQGARRVWSDGKGRIWVSEWNSGQLSMHDSQSGAWRQWKAPGASPRIYAVYVDEHDTPWVSDWGSNAILSFDLRTEKFERHALPRDGANVRQILGRPGEIWLPESGTEHITVIRTA from the coding sequence ATGCAGGCAATCACCAGGCGCGGCGTCCTCGCCGCCGGCACCGCGATGCTGCTGTCGCGCACCCTGCCCGCCCTGGCGCAAACCCCGGCCCGCATGCAATCCTGGGCACTGGGCACACCGCGCCGCACCGGCATCCACGATGTCGCGCCCGCGCCCGACGGCGGCGTCTGGTTCACCGCGCAGGCCAGCGGGCACCTCGGCTGGTTCGACCCCAAGTCGGGCAAGACGGAACTCGTGGCGCTGGGCGGCGGCTCGGCCCCGCACGGCGTCATCCAGGGCCCCGACCACGCCGCCTGGATCACCGACGGCGGCCAGAACGCCATCGTCCGGGTCGGCTGGCCGGACCGTCAGGTCCGGGTCATGCGCCTGCCGGCCGGCACGCCGAATGCCAACCTCAATACCTGCGCCTTCGACGGTGACGGCGACCTCTGGTACACCGGCCAGAACGGCTGGTACGGCAAGGTGTCGGTCAAGACCGGCCAGGTGAGCGCGACGCAAGCGCCGCGCGGCCACGGCGCGTACGGCATCTGCGCCACGCCGGCGGGCGACGTCTGGTTCTGCTCGCTCGCCAGCTCCTACATCGCGCGCATCGACCGGCGCACCGGCGAGGCCCACGTCGTGGATCCGCCCACCCGCAACCAGGGCGCGCGGCGGGTGTGGAGCGACGGCAAGGGGCGCATCTGGGTGAGCGAGTGGAACAGCGGGCAGCTTTCCATGCACGACTCGCAATCGGGCGCGTGGCGCCAGTGGAAAGCGCCGGGCGCGAGTCCCCGCATCTACGCCGTCTATGTGGACGAACACGACACGCCGTGGGTGAGCGACTGGGGCAGCAACGCCATCCTGAGCTTCGATCTGCGCACCGAAAAGTTCGAGCGCCACGCCCTCCCGCGCGACGGCGCCAATGTCCGGCAGATCCTGGGACGCCCGGGCGAGATCTGGCTGCCGGAGAGCGGGACGGAGCACATCACGGTGATCCGCACGGCTTGA